One part of the Candidatus Saccharimonadales bacterium genome encodes these proteins:
- a CDS encoding glycosyltransferase family 2 protein: MKSEQSKLISVIIPVKDEQDGLVWLHETLIKSLKSLKPHSFEVIYVNDGSVDKSQEVLQSLKPQEKISVQIIEFSRNFGKEAALSAGLAICKGDGAIFVDADGQYPVELIGKFIEKWQRGADVVIGVRDKNQKEGFVKRYGSKAYYSITRQISEREVVPKSTDFRLVDRKVIDEFNKFKENDRIARGLIDWLGYRRDYVYFDANERKFGKASYNFKKLTKTAINSFVSLSAVPLYISGYVGLLFIFLGTGAGLFWLIEQVILGDPMRLHITGTAVLGFVILFLVGMVLAAQGLIGVYIARVLNESQGRPLYVVRQITKN, encoded by the coding sequence GTGAAAAGCGAACAATCTAAACTTATTAGCGTTATCATCCCAGTAAAAGATGAGCAAGATGGCCTAGTTTGGCTACACGAAACTTTAATCAAATCTTTAAAATCTCTTAAACCTCACAGTTTTGAGGTAATTTACGTTAATGACGGCAGCGTTGATAAGTCTCAAGAAGTTCTACAGAGCCTTAAGCCGCAAGAAAAAATCAGCGTCCAGATAATCGAATTTTCGCGCAACTTCGGCAAAGAGGCAGCCCTTAGTGCCGGTCTGGCAATTTGTAAAGGCGACGGAGCAATTTTTGTCGATGCCGATGGTCAATACCCAGTTGAACTAATTGGCAAATTTATAGAAAAATGGCAAAGGGGCGCCGATGTAGTAATTGGTGTGCGCGACAAAAACCAAAAAGAAGGATTTGTAAAACGCTACGGATCAAAGGCTTATTACTCAATTACCCGCCAAATATCAGAAAGAGAAGTCGTACCAAAATCAACCGACTTCAGACTGGTTGACCGCAAGGTCATAGACGAATTTAATAAGTTTAAAGAAAACGACCGCATTGCACGTGGCTTAATCGACTGGCTAGGCTATCGCCGTGATTACGTTTATTTTGACGCCAACGAACGCAAGTTCGGCAAAGCCAGCTACAATTTTAAAAAACTTACTAAAACGGCAATTAACTCCTTCGTGTCGCTAAGTGCCGTACCGCTTTACATTTCGGGGTACGTGGGGCTTTTGTTTATCTTTTTGGGCACTGGTGCCGGACTTTTTTGGCTAATCGAACAGGTAATTTTAGGTGATCCTATGCGGCTGCACATTACCGGAACCGCAGTTCTTGGTTTTGTAATTCTGTTTTTAGTTGGCATGGTTTTGGCCGCACAAGGCCTCATCGGCGTTTATATCGCGCGCGTCTTAAACGAGAGCCAGGGTCGTCCGCTTTACGTTGTTCGTCAAATTACTAAAAACTAG